From Periophthalmus magnuspinnatus isolate fPerMag1 chromosome 12, fPerMag1.2.pri, whole genome shotgun sequence, a single genomic window includes:
- the cdkn1ba gene encoding cyclin-dependent kinase inhibitor 1Ba, translated as MCIKMSDVRLSNASPTLERVDARQPDSVRPSVRRCLFGSPDREELRETFQEFMQEEARRFRDTYNFDPVEDRPLSPGRFQWEVDEDAPEFYRRSPHGRLRDNNSGNNNQRDQVETTPGRTDTERSRKRPSDPSGSSSSSAAPRSKSSRSNGEHEGAQPERGTSRAAQVPEQAPQDQ; from the exons ATGTGCATAAAAATGTCAGATGTGCGCCTTTCTAACGCGAGCCCGACCTTGGAGAGGGTGGATGCGCGTCAGCCGGACAGCGTGCGGCCGTCCGTGCGCAGATGTCTGTTCGGTTCACCTGACCGCGAGGAGCTGCGGGAGACTTTTCAAGAGTTTATGCAGGAAGAGGCGCGTCGCTTCAGGGACACCTATAACTTCGACCCCGTAGAGGACAGACCACTTTCTCCCGGAAGGTTTCAGTGGGAGGTGGACGAGGACGCGCCGGAGTTTTACCGCAGATCGCCTCACGGGAGACTGCGCGACAACAACAGCGGCAACAACAACCAGCGGGACCAAGTGGAGACGACACCGGGGCGCACGGACACCGAGCGCTCCAGGAAACGACCCTCAGACCCCTCAG gatccagcagcagcagcgccgCGCCGCGCAGTAAGAGCTCGCGCTCTAACGGGGAGCACGAGGGCGCGCAGCCGGAGCGCGGGACCAGCCGAGCGGCGCAGGTCCCGGAGCAGGCGCCCCAGGACCAGTGA
- the cdpf1 gene encoding cysteine-rich DPF motif domain-containing protein 1: MSESTSEPPPKLFVCELCGLSSPFSYYGQKPPNTRAIVLLEECFVTKDPFSPDKEKFLILGSTCSVCSKCVCAGADCSLFYTKRFCVQCVNKHLDQFPHQIRAELAKKRQNSAAAVS, encoded by the exons ATGAGCGAAAGTACAAGTGAACCACCGCCTAAACTGTTCgtgtgtgagttgtgtggtTTAAGCAGCCCGTTCTCCTACTACGGACAGAAACCACCGAACACCAGGGCGATTGT gCTGCTGGAGGAGTGTTTCGTGACTAAAGATCCCTTCAGTCCGGATAAAGAGAAGTTTTTGATTTTGGGGTCAACGTGCAGCGTGTGCAGCAAGTGTGTGTGCGCAGGCGCA GACTGCAGTCTATTCTACACCAAGAGGTTCTGCGTGCAGTGTGTGAACAAGCACTTGGACCAGTTCCCCCATCAGATCCGCGCCGAGCTGGCCAAGAAGAGGCAGAACTCCGCGGCCGCAGTGTCGTGA